CCCATAAGCCCCTGCATCTTTTCCTTCCTGGAGGCCACAAAGCTTGAAGACTTCCTCAGTGATGTAATGCTGGATAAAGACAGGAGACTATTAGccctctatagaccctttcaacttaataaacaaacagatgcgaaatgtaaaaaacaacattttgtagagcattacacattttcattccaaagtatctgcgttggttttGAACGTTTCTGAACATTGAAACCCTCTGGGAACAtatttgaaagggtctattacaGGATGTTTGTTAGTTAAAATGACTCAGGAATTCTACAGAAGTTTTTAAATAGATGTCTTAAACAGATGGGCAGATGTCATATATTGTCTATTCAAATGTTATTGCTTTACCTGGACTTTTGAAAGGCCATCAAAGGATTTCAGCTTGTTGACATAGTTACGGCGCTCAGGCTGAATTTGTTTCCACACAGGCTGTGTGGTAGGGTCTTTGGCACAGAGGTCCTGAAGGGTCTCCCAGGACAGATCAAAGATGAGCTGCACATGTACAgaaataatacaaacaaacatcaatgaacaacatctcaatgCAATTAAGTTGTATTGGCTATGTTGCCTATTCCCTCGACTCTTATCGAACCTTGTTGTAACTGCGTCTGCTGATGGTGTTTGTGGCTTGTCCAGGGGTATCCATCACCAGATACTGCTCCGATGGCCTGGGGGTTCGGACTCCGGAGAGATCCTTTGGGCCTTGTCCGAGCTCAAAGCTCTGCCACATCTCCTGCACGGCGTGGTGCACGAGCATCTCCACCTTGCCCGGGTGGTGCGGCGTGTCAAGGGCCTGCACCTGCAGCTGTCTGGTGGGGatcgtgacctttgaccccgccTGCCCAGCTTTAGTGCTCCAGGAGGCTTGGTCCTGAGCCCTGGTGTTGGAGGGGGCGGCCTTGTCCTCGCGGTTAAGCTGGCCCAACGCCTGCTGGTCAGAACGGGCTGAGACTCGGGGTGTCTCCTCCGCAGCGGACACGGCACTGTCAGTGAGCTGAAAGAGAGAATGCGAGTTTTACTTACAGGATCTTAAAGGACCAGGTGAAGGCTGGGAATGTGACAATCTTAGTTTAATGCTTAGACGTTAGTGCCTGGAGAAATCTTCTCCATCACCCCAAAAGACTTGGGTTGTACATTTACGGGTCAGTCTGATGCTGGTTCTTATCAGACCAAACAGAACATTAGGTTCCAAAGAAAAGTGTTAAAAATAGCCTGATATTTGTTGCCTCTAGTATGTGACCCAGCCTGTGCCAAGTGTCACCTGTGTTGGGTATTAAAAACATATGGTATCGacgtatatatatctatggttaGAACCATGCGGTATcgacgtatatatatatatggttagAACTCTGTgggaaggtcagaggtcaggcagGGTCTCACCAGAAACTCTACGCAGTCATCAGTGCTGCTGAGGGACGAGCAGGTCTCAGCCTCATCCTCGCCGGACTCAAAGTCATCTTTGCACTGAAGGTCAATGTCCTCTGTGTCGTCCGGCATCACTGCAGCATCATGAGAAGCCACCTCATACTTCGGAGACAGAGTACGGAGAGTGCCGTTCTTCTGGAAGATCTCCTCCAGCTCGCCTTGCTTAGCCAAAAGCAGGTCATAAAGATCCTGGACACACAGAAATGTATCAGAAAGGTCATCACTGAGACCATATGAGAAATGGTGCAACCTGCTTCTGTGTCTACAATGTCCTTATGCTTGATATGTCTGAACGAATAAGACTAGCTGCAGTATATGATTTATGGGTCATCTATACATGATCAGTACATGATTTATGATGTATCTGTAAGAAAACTGGTTTTGATTTTCTGTTGTGTTGTAAAGGCAGTAAGCTTTTAACGGGCTGCTTATTTCACCTCCAATTGAAAAATCAACTCGATGAGGAAAAGCGCCCAACAACCTTCATGTTTTTATCAAAATATAGTGCACCTCACTGTTTTACGAGTGACAAACCAGCCCCTGTCTGATCATGCCCTTATAGTCACTCTGCACACCACATACCTTTGTGGAGAGCTCTTCATACTTATCATTTTCGTATGAGGACTTGTCCACCTTCTCCTGGTGTTCTCCCATCGCCACCTTCAGACTCAGATCTTGTTCAAAGGTCTGGTCCTCAGTATCCTGCACCTCAGAGTAGAGGACCTTAGTGTCCTGGTCAGGAGCCTGGAAATTAATGCACTGTTATTTAAATGTACATGTATTaatttacatatgtcaattctaTTGTAAGGGACTACATTGTCCCCatagcaacttggggttaagcaccttactcaagggcacaatcTGGGTGGATTACAGTATGGTATTTACAAGTTCACAGATGGAAATACTGTACACTGCTATCATGTAATCTGGTTAGATTACAGTGTGAAGTATAATGATTTATGCTGCAACAATTTTCTTTGTATGGAGAGCTTCAATTGTGTAGCCGGTGTAGGCCGGCTGTAAGAGTACCGGTATTGTACATCAGATAGGCATAGGCCTTCCCACAGTAAGTACAGGTGGCTTTAAGGGGAAACAAATCAGTCAATGACTTACAGATGCTGCAGGGGAGACCAGCTTGGCCTCCGGGACCTTCAGGTCTGTTCGCTGCATCTGACCAGGTTGCAGAACTGAGGTCTCTACGACAGACTCAGACATTTGGGCCTCCTGCAAAGTTGAATTATGACGTCAAATCATTCCACTGCAGGCAGCTgtggctgaggtgtgtgtgtgtgtgttttcctggtgactatagtatgtgtgttttttactAGTGActttattgtgtttgttttcttggtGACTGTAGTTTTCCTGCTGGTTGTGTGTTTCCTGGTGACCCCTGACCTTTCGGTAGACCTCAGCTTGCTTCTGCAGCTGAATGGTTGATGCTCTCTGGGTCTTGAGGTCGTCCAGGTGTTTCAGGAGCATCTTCCTGTCCTCGCTTGCAGCCTGAGTGGCCTGAATAAGCTTCTTCATCTGGGCCTgcagacaaaaataaaacatttacacttatatgtattcatttgcaactgacacttttatccaaaatgaCTTACAGACGAGGACTGTCAATCATGCTACAGTGCAAAAGGAGACCTTAGAATAACAATAAATATTACAGACAAAAGAGAGTTCATAATTAGACATCATAATATTTAATAAGACACAATTCATTCAGACATTTTATATCAGGTCATTTTAtatcagtttgtttgtttaaggaCCACTGAGAAATACAGTGTTGAATTTAAGTTCCGTtagacatcaaaatgtattttacattgcATAGCCTGTCAGTTTCGCTTTTTGACTATTGCAAGGAGACCATTTGCAGGAAACAGATAGCCCACCTGCTGGTGCATCAGCTGGGAGGTCACACGAATACACTCCGTAAGAGGGCCTTGAcctgcctcttcaccacacctgcacagacaggacaggagagtAGGAGGGAGCAGTAGTCAGGCAGCCAGTCATTTAACAAGCAGCATCAACCTTGACTAGCAAGGCCTCAAG
The Alosa sapidissima isolate fAloSap1 chromosome 23, fAloSap1.pri, whole genome shotgun sequence genome window above contains:
- the LOC121698882 gene encoding uncharacterized protein LOC121698882 isoform X1, whose translation is MIMGAKVVEGEPHGGVPSYMPPSLEFSGLEGQTEAMIMDQNNPFKVLIDQKKVQGPNKEKYLLGMKVWLQTQMGMQRVGQHLPRLNGTVPLAEEAALAAAACPSVVDDGWTSFMFSMIHRMVTEENGRAELWATVLQFKEQALVQEAQAKLDLLSCQPRCGEEAGQGPLTECIRVTSQLMHQQAQMKKLIQATQAASEDRKMLLKHLDDLKTQRASTIQLQKQAEVYRKEAQMSESVVETSVLQPGQMQRTDLKVPEAKLVSPAASAPDQDTKVLYSEVQDTEDQTFEQDLSLKVAMGEHQEKVDKSSYENDKYEELSTKDLYDLLLAKQGELEEIFQKNGTLRTLSPKYEVASHDAAVMPDDTEDIDLQCKDDFESGEDEAETCSSLSSTDDCVEFLLTDSAVSAAEETPRVSARSDQQALGQLNREDKAAPSNTRAQDQASWSTKAGQAGSKVTIPTRQLQVQALDTPHHPGKVEMLVHHAVQEMWQSFELGQGPKDLSGVRTPRPSEQYLVMDTPGQATNTISRRSYNKLIFDLSWETLQDLCAKDPTTQPVWKQIQPERRNYVNKLKSFDGLSKVQHYITEEVFKLCGLQEGKDAGAYGKVFAHIFKGLNMEKYDQILIKDIPVEEHQWRDQDREAYDVKNKYAKVVFDHLIDDTLTCLLGLSKKKNKRS
- the LOC121698882 gene encoding uncharacterized protein LOC121698882 isoform X2, whose amino-acid sequence is MKVWLQTQMGMQRVGQHLPRLNGTVPLAEEAALAAAACPSVVDDGWTSFMFSMIHRMVTEENGRAELWATVLQFKEQALVQEAQAKLDLLSCQPRCGEEAGQGPLTECIRVTSQLMHQQAQMKKLIQATQAASEDRKMLLKHLDDLKTQRASTIQLQKQAEVYRKEAQMSESVVETSVLQPGQMQRTDLKVPEAKLVSPAASAPDQDTKVLYSEVQDTEDQTFEQDLSLKVAMGEHQEKVDKSSYENDKYEELSTKDLYDLLLAKQGELEEIFQKNGTLRTLSPKYEVASHDAAVMPDDTEDIDLQCKDDFESGEDEAETCSSLSSTDDCVEFLLTDSAVSAAEETPRVSARSDQQALGQLNREDKAAPSNTRAQDQASWSTKAGQAGSKVTIPTRQLQVQALDTPHHPGKVEMLVHHAVQEMWQSFELGQGPKDLSGVRTPRPSEQYLVMDTPGQATNTISRRSYNKLIFDLSWETLQDLCAKDPTTQPVWKQIQPERRNYVNKLKSFDGLSKVQHYITEEVFKLCGLQEGKDAGAYGKVFAHIFKGLNMEKYDQILIKDIPVEEHQWRDQDREAYDVKNKYAKVVFDHLIDDTLTCLLGLSKKKNKRS